The Chryseobacterium geocarposphaerae genome window below encodes:
- a CDS encoding BlaI/MecI/CopY family transcriptional regulator: MKIQTLTKAEEQVMQYVWKIEKGFLKDILDLFPEPKPHTNTVSTILKVLKDKEFVDYNVIGRQHEYFPLVTKEQYSGKTMKSLVKNYFKGSYKSAVSFLVEKNEMSVEDLEMLLNELKKKS; the protein is encoded by the coding sequence ATGAAAATTCAAACTCTTACGAAAGCTGAAGAACAGGTAATGCAATATGTATGGAAAATAGAAAAAGGATTTTTAAAAGACATTCTTGATCTGTTTCCGGAGCCCAAACCTCATACCAATACAGTTTCTACCATATTAAAAGTATTGAAGGATAAAGAATTTGTTGATTATAATGTAATCGGGAGACAGCATGAGTATTTTCCTTTGGTGACTAAAGAGCAATATTCAGGAAAGACGATGAAAAGTCTTGTGAAAAATTATTTTAAAGGCTCTTATAAAAGTGCAGTTTCTTTTCTGGTAGAAAAAAATGAAATGAGCGTGGAAGACCTGGAAATGTTATTGAATGAGCTTAAAAAGAAAAGCTAA
- a CDS encoding L-threonylcarbamoyladenylate synthase: protein MAKILRIYPENPQENLINEVIKTLNNGGLIIYPSDTIYALGCNIFDIKAMEKLAQLKKVKLEKAQFSIICNDLSHLSDFTRPIDTSVFRFLKSHLPGPFTFILEANKSLPLAYKGHKTIGIRVPDHSIPQLIVEKLGHPIASTSIRDDDEIIEYSTDPELIAEKYDHLVDIVIDSGYGDNVASTIVDLTSGEPEIIRQGKGIL from the coding sequence ATGGCAAAAATATTAAGAATCTATCCGGAAAATCCACAGGAAAACCTTATTAATGAGGTCATTAAAACCCTGAATAATGGCGGACTTATTATCTATCCTTCTGATACAATTTATGCATTGGGGTGTAATATTTTTGACATCAAAGCCATGGAAAAACTGGCCCAACTGAAAAAAGTTAAGCTGGAAAAAGCTCAATTCTCTATAATCTGTAATGATCTAAGCCATCTTTCGGACTTTACAAGACCAATTGACACTTCAGTATTCAGATTTTTAAAGAGTCATCTTCCGGGACCATTCACCTTTATTCTGGAAGCCAATAAAAGCTTACCTTTAGCTTATAAAGGACATAAAACCATCGGGATCCGTGTTCCCGACCATTCTATTCCGCAACTCATCGTTGAAAAACTGGGGCATCCTATTGCCTCTACCTCCATCAGAGATGATGATGAAATTATTGAATATTCTACCGATCCCGAACTTATTGCTGAAAAATATGATCATCTGGTAGATATTGTCATTGATTCCGGATATGGGGATAATGTAGCTTCTACCATTGTGGATCTTACTTCCGGTGAGCCGGAAATTATCCGTCAGGGAAAAGGAATATTATAA
- the yaaA gene encoding peroxide stress protein YaaA, producing the protein MKIITSPAKLMNVENSTDLLRTTTPKFIEEAAYIQSYLKQKSPKYLSELMEISSKLADENWERNQKWKAKPGSKESAPAMYAFTGEVYRGLDAKTLDKDAVDYLQKNYRILSGLYGLLKPSDKVMLYRLEMGRPFEFDQYKNLYEFWREKVTEQLNAEMKKNEILLHLCSNEYGKVIDRKKLNHKIIDFDFYELKDGKPKTIVVYTKHARGLVVRFCAETNAKTLNDVKAFNYEGYRIDEEKSTDTKLVFTR; encoded by the coding sequence ATGAAAATTATAACATCTCCTGCTAAATTAATGAATGTAGAAAATTCAACCGATCTGTTGAGAACAACCACTCCAAAATTCATTGAAGAAGCAGCTTATATACAATCTTATTTAAAACAAAAATCGCCGAAATATCTGTCTGAACTCATGGAAATTTCTTCCAAGCTGGCAGATGAAAACTGGGAAAGAAACCAGAAATGGAAAGCCAAACCCGGTTCTAAAGAATCTGCTCCGGCAATGTATGCGTTTACAGGTGAAGTTTACAGAGGATTAGACGCCAAAACACTGGACAAAGATGCGGTAGATTATTTACAGAAAAACTACAGAATACTTTCCGGGCTTTACGGACTTTTAAAACCGTCGGACAAAGTAATGCTTTACAGACTTGAAATGGGCCGTCCTTTTGAATTCGACCAGTATAAAAATCTTTATGAATTCTGGAGAGAAAAAGTGACAGAACAACTGAATGCTGAAATGAAAAAGAATGAAATTCTGCTTCACTTATGCAGCAACGAATACGGAAAAGTAATTGACCGAAAAAAACTCAATCATAAAATAATTGATTTTGATTTCTATGAATTAAAAGACGGAAAGCCAAAGACCATCGTTGTTTATACCAAACATGCAAGAGGTTTGGTCGTAAGGTTCTGTGCAGAAACCAATGCTAAAACACTGAATGATGTAAAAGCATTCAACTATGAAGGTTACAGAATTGATGAAGAAAAATCTACAGATACAAAACTGGTTTTTACGAGATAA
- the prmC gene encoding peptide chain release factor N(5)-glutamine methyltransferase codes for MTILEFKRHFKAELSEVYTESESAFLCSVFVQKIVGFDSFHQRRFSDQELLIQDEQSLLRVISELKTGKPYQHIVGETEFYGMQFFVNEHVLIPRPETEELLEFAIQKIQEINVMLNATERNEKSGDSSFLGMTKRTLKILDIGTGTGIIPLVLKRYFPEADVTSIDFSEKALETAKKNADFHQLEINFIHGDYLNFDLEQEFDVIISNPPYIGIEEESEIADSVKEFEPKMALFSPTSDALIFYRKIAEDAEKHLNNNGLLFLEINQKLGPETLELYSNGFSEALLIKDLSENDRFIFGKK; via the coding sequence ATGACAATTTTAGAGTTTAAAAGACATTTTAAAGCAGAGCTTTCTGAGGTTTATACAGAATCTGAAAGCGCTTTTTTATGCTCTGTCTTTGTTCAGAAGATCGTAGGCTTTGATAGTTTTCATCAAAGAAGATTTTCCGATCAGGAATTACTGATCCAGGACGAACAAAGCCTTTTAAGGGTTATTTCAGAATTAAAAACCGGTAAACCTTATCAGCATATTGTAGGAGAAACCGAATTCTATGGAATGCAATTTTTCGTGAACGAACATGTTCTGATTCCGAGACCTGAAACGGAAGAGCTGTTGGAATTTGCCATTCAAAAAATACAGGAAATCAATGTCATGCTGAATGCAACGGAGCGAAATGAAAAATCTGGAGATTCCTCGTTCCTCGGAATGACAAAAAGAACGCTAAAGATTCTGGATATCGGGACAGGAACCGGAATTATTCCTTTGGTATTAAAAAGGTATTTTCCGGAAGCGGACGTCACTTCTATTGACTTTTCTGAAAAAGCTTTAGAAACGGCCAAAAAGAATGCCGATTTTCATCAGCTTGAAATCAATTTCATCCATGGTGATTATCTGAATTTTGATCTGGAACAAGAGTTTGATGTCATCATTTCAAACCCGCCTTATATAGGCATTGAAGAAGAATCGGAAATCGCTGATTCCGTTAAAGAATTCGAACCCAAAATGGCGCTTTTCTCCCCCACTTCTGATGCTTTGATCTTTTACCGGAAAATTGCAGAGGATGCAGAAAAGCATCTTAATAACAACGGATTATTGTTTTTAGAAATCAATCAGAAATTAGGCCCTGAAACATTGGAGCTTTACAGCAATGGTTTTTCAGAA